The Stenotrophomonas sp. ASS1 genome segment CAGCCGCAGCGCGCTGGAGGCGCCGATCGGTCCATTGAAGGCCATGTCGAAGTTGCCGGGGCGGTAGCTGCCGAAACTCTGCGGCGCATCGACCAGCAGGCTTTCCGAATGGATCAGGCCATCGTCCAGCGCCATTGCATACAGGAACGGCTTGAGCGTGGAGCCCGGCGAACGCCAGGCCTGCACCATGTCCACGTGGCCGAGCCGCTGGCGGTCACCGAACGCCAGCGTGCCGACATAGGCACGCGCCTGCAGGGTCTGGTTGTCGACCACCAGCAGGGCCGCCGAAGTGCGCTCGGGCAGCGTGGAGAAGTAGCTGGCCACGCGTTCTTCCAGGGTGCGCTGCAGGCCGATGTCGATACTGCTCTGGATGCGTGCCTGGCCTGGATGCGCCGAGTGCAGGCGCTGGGCCAGCAACGCGGCATGCAGCGGCGGCCGCAGCGAGCGTGCCACCACGTTCTCGATGCGCGCATCCTGCACTTCCTCCGGCGTCCACGCGCCCAGTTCGGCCATGCGTGACAGCACCTTGTCACGCGCTTTCTGCGCGGCTTCCGGGTGGCGGTCCGGGCGCAGCCGGCTCGGTGCCTGTGGCAGTACCGCCAGCAAGGCGGCCTCGGCATGTGACAGCTGCGCCGCCGGCTTGCCCAGATAGGCCCAGCTGGCCGCTTCCACGCCCTCGATGGTGCCACCGTAGGGCGCGCGCTCCAGATACAGGGCCAGGATCTGCCGCTTGCTCAGATGCACTTCCAGCTGCACCGCGCGCAGAATCTGCTTGAGCTTTCCCCAGGGTGTGCGCGTATGCGGGTCGAGGATGCGCGCGACCTGCATGGTCAGGGTCGAGCCGCCGGAAACGATGCGACCACCGCGCAGCAGCTGGCCGCTGGCACGCAGGATGGCCAGCGGGTTGATACCCGGATGGCGCCAGAACCAGCGGTCTTCGTAGGTCAGCAGCGCCTGCAGGTACAGCGGCGAGACGCTGTCGATCGATGCCGGATAGCGCCACACGCCCTCGGCATCGGCGAACGCACGCAGCGGCGTACCGTCGGCAGCCACCACCAGGGTGCTGGTATCGCGCTGCTTCGGCAGCGGCGGCGGGAAGGCGAAATCCAGCACCAGCAGCAGCGCCAGCGTGGCAGCCGTGCCCCAGCGCAGCCACGGCCACAGCGGCCGCAACCGGCGGCGCAGGGCCGCCAGCCGGATCGACATCGTCTTCTTCATTGCAGCGTGCCGGATTGGAGCTTGCCAGCGGGACGGGCCGCGCCGTCGCGGCCCGTCCGCGCGGTCACGGCTGTACCACCGTGATCGTGGTCGGGTTGCTACGGCCGACGCCACGCAGCTGCGGCCGGTACATGTCCTCCACCAGCGGCGGCGGCACCGAGTAGGTACCCGGGGTCACCGCACGCACCAGATAGAACACGTTGGCCTTGCTGCCACGCGAGAGCTTCAGCGCAGCCACATAGCGGTCGTCGCGGAACTCTTCGTGCTTGGTGTCGGCAGCTTCGCCGCGGTCGCTGATGGTGATGCCATCAACCACCACGTCGGCCCACTGCTTGGCATCGCCCAGGTTGAAGTTCTCGATCTCCAGGCCGGCCGGCAGCAGGTCGGTCAGCAGTGCATCGGGCATCGTGGTGTCGGCGGTGACGGTGACGCGCACGATCAGCGCTTCGCCTTCCTTCAGCGGACGCGGCGACCACGGCTTGCCATCGGTGCCGAAGTAGCTGCGCTCAATGCCCAGCACGCTGTTGTCCGGTGCCGGCGCACTGCGCGGGATGCCGGCCACGTCGATGCTGGCGAACATCGGCGGCTGGCCCTGCGGGGTGAAGCGCACGCCACTGGCCAGTTCGCTGGCACTGAAGTTGCGGCCGAACAGCTTGCGCTCACCGATGGCTTCGGTGTTGCCACCAATCACCAGTTCACCGGCCACCAGTGCCTTCTGGTTGGCGGCCAGGGCCTTGCCAAGACGGGCGATGGCCACCTGCTCCTGCGTACTCAGCCACATCCAGCCGGCATTGCGGCGCGCATCCAGGCCTCGGCCGAGGTCAACCGCACGGGCATCCCAGGCCGGCTTGGCCAGCTTGTTCTCGTGCGTCAGCGCGATCATCAGCGCGTCATCACGGATGGCGCTGCCATAGTCGCCGAAGTACGACGGACGTTCGCTGCTGGACTTGGCGAAGGCTGCGGCCAGCGCAGCCTGGCCACGCTTGGCGTCACCCTGCAGCGACAGCGCCACGCCCAGATGGACCAGCGACAGGCCGCCGACCGCCTTGCTGCGCTCGTTGTCGTACAGCGTGCGCAGGGTACCCAGCGGCGCACGGTTGACCCTGGCCAGCACGTAGCCCGAATAGGCCTGGTTGGCGAACTTCAGCTTCTCGCGGTCGTCCTGGCCGTAGAACTGGTTGCCACCGGACAGCAGGTCCTCGCTGAGCCGGTTCAGTGCCTTCTGCAGCACGTTGTCCGGCACCGCGAAACCGGCGTCCTTGGCATCGAGCAGGAACTCGGTGATGTACGGGGTCAGCCACGGGTTCACGTAGCCGTCGTCACCCCACATCGAGAAGTTGCCGTTGGCCACCTGCATCGACGCCAGGCGACCGAACGCACCTTCCATGCGTTCGCGACGGGTCTTGGCATCCAGGCCATCGGCACCGAGCATCGACGACGTCGCCTGGTCCAGGATCAGCGCGGCGTAGCCCTTGCTGGTGGTCTGCTCGGCACAGCCGTACGGGTAGTTCAGCGCGCCCTGCAGCGCACTGGCGAACGGAATCGGCGGCAGCGGGCTGACCAGCAGGCGGGCATTCACCGACTCGGACATCAGGCCATCGGTCAGGCTGTTGTCGAGACTGACCGCTGCCAGCGGATCCAGCGTGCGCACCTGCGAACGCAGCACCTGCGGCCACGCGGCACGCACCGGCAGTTCGTAGCGGCGGTCGGCCTTGAAGCCGTTGCCGTCCACACGTACGCGCACCTTGGCCACGCTGTGGCCCTCACGCGCGGACAGCGGGAAACTCAGCGTTGTCTTGGCATCGGCATTCAACTGCACGCTGCGGCTGCCCTCGCCCAGGTTCAGCGGGCCTTCGCTTTCCACCTTCACGTTGAACTGGCCCGGCTTGCCGGTGAAGTTCTGCACGTCCAGGGTCACGGTGCTGCGGTCGCCCGGGGCGAGCACGCGCGGCATGCTGGCTTCGGCCAGGATCGGCGCGCGCACCACGGTTTCCACATCGCGCTTGCCGTACTGGTCATCGCTGTAGACCAGTGCCGACACCCGCAGGGTGCCGTTGAAGTCCGGCACCTTCAGGCGGATGCGGGCGATGCCCTTGGCATCGAGCTGCACCGGGCCGGAGAACAGGTCCACGGTCTGCACGCGCGCGGTCGGGCGCTTGGCCTGCGGCAATGCCTGCAGCGCCATGTCGCCACCGAACTTCAGCCTGCCGGCACCGCCGTCAAAGCTCTCGATCACCCGGCTGTAGATGTCATAGGCATCAATGCCGAGGCGACGCTGGGCGAAGAAGTGCGCACCGGCATCGGGCACCGGGAAGCGGGTGATGTTGAGGATGCCCACGTCCACCGCCGAGACGGTGACGTGCGCCATCTTGCCGGCCAGCTGCGGTGCACTGACCGTCACCGGCAGGTCCTGTTCCGGGCGCATCTGCTTGGGCGCCACCAGGCCGACCGCCACGGTGCGGCCCTTGCGGTCCATCGGCACGTGCACCACGCCCACGGCACGCGCCGGGGTGATCTTGCTCGGCGCACTACCGCCGCGGAACACCAGTGCGGTGATGTAGACGTCGTGGCGTTCCCAGTCGGCGGTGACCGGAATCTTGAAGGTCGAACCCGGCTTGGCCTCGATGTCCTGCACGTACAGCATGCGGTCGGTCTCGACCATCAGGATGCCCTTGCCGGCATGCGGCGGGGTCACCGTCACCTCCAGCGTGTCACCGGCCTTGTACCCGGTCTTGTCCAGGCCCAGCTTGACCTTGTCCGGGCGCGCGTCCAGGCCGCGGTTGTCATCGCCCCAGCTCCAGCCGGCACGGAACGGGTAGCGGCTGGTCAGGCCGGTGGACGGATCGAACACGTCCACCCGGTACTCGCCCCACTCCACCGGGAAATCGAAGGCGACCGCGCTGCTGCCGGCGTCGACGGTGCGGGTTTCCTTGTTCTCGAAGCGGCGGGTGAAATCGTAGTCCCAGCGGTTGTCGTTGAAGGTCCAGTGGTAGTCGCGCAGCTCGCGCACCAGGGTGATCTTCAGGCCCTTGGCCGGCTGCGGTGTGCCCGCAGCATCCACGCGCATCAACTCGAAGCGTGCATTGCCGTTGGAGTCGGCACCATCCTCGGGGTTGAACAGCGGGCGCACGCCAACCAGCGCGTTGGCCGGCCACATCACCCGCTTCAGGGTGCGGGTGACGGTACGGCCACCGGTTTCATACAGGCTGCCGGACAGCACCACAGCGATCGGCGCCTTGGCCTTGGCCGCCTCTTCCGGCAACGCCACATCCTCACGCAGCTGGCCGTTGCCCGGCAGCGTGGTATCGATCACGTCCTTGGCTTCGCGCGGCAGCTGCAGGGTCGGGTCACCGAAGAAGTAGCCCGGCAGGCCCTCGACCGGCTGCTGCTCAGCGGCCACCGCCATGCGCGCGGTGAAACGGTTGCCGTCGGCCGGCGCCCCGTACAGGTAGGCGCCATTGGCCTGCAGGCGCAGGTCCTCACCCGGCTTCAGCGTCTTCTGTGCGCTGTCCAGGTCCAGCTTCATGCGCTCGGGCAGGAACTCCTCGATGCGCAGGGTCATGCCCTGGATCGCTTCCTTGCTCGCCGGGTCGGTGCGGAACTCGACCTGCCAGCGCCCGGTCGGCGCCTCGGCGGGGATCACCTGCTCGAAATTGATGTAGCCCTGCTCGCCCGGCTGCAGGCGGGTCTCGCGGAAGGTCTTGCCGTCGGGCTGCTTCAGGCGCAGGAACACCGGCTGAGCCTTGACCGGCTTGCCATCGTTGTCGCGCAGCAGGGCGGACAGGCGCACGGTTTCGCCCGGGCGATACAGGTCGCGCCCGGACCAGGCATAGACGTCGAACCAGGCATTGTCACGGCCGGCCACGGCGAATTCGCTCAGGTCCAGCGCCGGCTGGTTGAACGGCAGGAAGCTGGTGTCCTTGCCCGTGCTGGCGACCAGCACGTGAGTGGCATCCAGCGTGTAGTTCAGCAGCGCATTGCCGTTGCCGTCGGTGCTGCCCTTCAGTACCACCTCGCCCTTGGCGTCGAGCACGCGCAGGTCGATGCCCTTCAGCGGCGCGCCGTCCTTGAGGCCGGCGGTGTGCACGAACAGCTTGTCCTTGTAGGCACGGGTATGCAGGCCGATGTCGCTGACCGAGAAGAACGCGGTATCGAACTCGCCTTCGTAGTCACCGGTGCGCTTGAGCAGGGCAAAGTACAGGCCCGGCTCCTGCAGTTCCTTGATGTCCTGGGTCGGCAGGTAGGTCAGCACCCGCTCGTTCTTCTTGCCGCCGAGAATGAAGCGGTTGACGTAGACCGGCTCGGCCAGTTTGTTGATCGGGCGGCGTTCGTAGTCGCTGCTCAGCTCCCAGCTGCCACGGCGGCCGCCACGCTGGTACTGGCTGAAGAAGGTCGGCAGGTCCTTCTCGCGCACGCGCAGGAATTCGACGTCAACCTCCGGCACGTTCACCGAGACCACCGGCAGGCCACGGCTGTCCTTGGCCGGCAGCACGCTGCCCTGCGAGGCGAAGCCGACCACCGGCTTCAGCTCGCCGCTGAACACCTTCTGCTTCAGTTCCTTGCCCAGGCGACTGCCATCGGCGGCCAGCAGGTCGGGCGAGACCACCAGGCTGAACTCCTTGCCAGCCTCCACGAACGGATAGCGGAGGGTCAGGCCGTCATCGGACAGCGTCCAGCTGCTGTCGTCGGTGCCGACCTTCTCTTCGAAGCGCACCAGCTTGTCGAAATCCTGGGTGCCGACCAGCGGGCGCGAGAACTCCAACGCCAGCGACAGGCCGTCATTCTTCTGGTCCGGGTAGGCGCGCAGCAGGGTGAATTCCTTCACCTGCTCGGCCTGGGTGGTGATCGCTTCACCGCTGGCCTTGGGCAGCTGCCCGCTGTCGTTGCGACAACCGGCCAGGCCCAGCAACAGGCCTCCTGCCAGTACCGCCGCCGCCCATCCCCACCGCTTCCGCCGTGCCGGACCGCTCATGTCGTCACTCCTTGATCGAGGCGGCCATTATAGGCAGGCCGCGTCAAGGTGTTGACGCGAATTCGGCAGGAATGCATCGGAACGGTGGCACCGGGCCGCGCCCGGCTGGATCGGATCCGTGCCGACCAAGGCGGTCCCGGTAGCCGCCAACCTTGGTTGGCGTTGGGCCCGTGCCAACCAAGGTTGGCACCCACCAAAGCGTTGCTACCCCGGCAGGTACAGGTCCACGTAGTCGGTCACCGGCATTGCCGCCAGGGCCACCGGGTCCAGCGATGCGGCCAGGATGCGCTGCTGCTGGCTGGTCGGGAAGCGGTGGGCCAGGTGCCGGCGGAATTTGTCCATCAGCAGTGGAATGCCCTCCTCACGTCGGCGCGCGTGGCCCAGCGGGTATTCCACCAGTACCTCGGGCAGCTCGGTGCCATCGGTGAAGCGCACGCTCAGGCCGTTGGCGATGCTGCGCTTTTCCGGGTCCAGGTAATCGGCGCTGAGCTGCGGGTCTTCATGGCAGGTCATCTTCGCGCGCAGTGCGTCGATTCGCGGGTCGGCGGCAACGTCGTCCTCGTAATCCTCGGCCGTCAACCGCCCGTGCAGCAGCGCGATGGCGACCATGTACTGCACGCAGTGGTCGCGGTCGGCCGGGTTATGCAGTGGGCCCTGCTTGTCGATGATGCGGATGCAGGCTTCCTGGGTCCGGATCGCAATGTGCGCGATGTCCTCGACCCGCCGCCCCATCGCACGCAACTGCTGGTGCAGCATGACCGCGGCCTCCACTGCGGTCTGGCCGTGGAACTCGGCCGGGTAGCTGATCTTGAACAGCACGTTCTCCATCACATAGCTGCCCAACGGTCGCCCCAGCGTCAGTGCCTGACCGCGCATGGACACGGCCTCGAAGCCCCAGGTTGGCGCGCTGAGCACGCTGGGATAGCCCATCTCACCACTGGCCGCCATCAAGGCCAGGCGCACGCCACGACTGGTCGCATCGCCGGCGGCCCAGCTCTTGCGCGAGCCGGTGTTGGGAGCGTGCCGGTAGGTCCGCAGCGCCTGGCCATCGACCCAGGCCAGCGACACTGCATTGAGCATGCGTTCGCGATCCAGCCCGAGCAGCTGCGCCACCACAGCGGTGGTGGCGACCTTGACCAGCACCACATGGTCCAGCCCGACCCGATTGAAGGAATTCTGCAGGGCCAGTACACCCTGGATCTCGTGCGCCTTGATCATCGCCAGCAGCACGTCGTGCACGGTCGGCGGCGGGCGGCGCAGGGCCTGCGCGTTGCGCCCCAGCCAATCGCAGACGGCAAGGATGCCGCCCAGGTTGTCCGACGGATGGCCCCATTCGGCCGCCAGCCAGGTGTCGTTGAAATCCAGCCAACGCACCATTGCGCCGAGGTTGAAGGCGGCCTGCACCGGGTCCAGCACGTAGTGCGTGCCCGGCACGCGCGCGCCGTTGACCACGCTGATGCCCGGCACCAGTGGACCGAGCAGCTTGCTGCAGGCCGGGAAAGAAAGTGCCTCCAGTCCGCACCCAAGCGTATCGAGCAGGCAGTGGTGCGCGGTCTGGAACGCCAGGGGTGAGTCGATGCGTGCGTCGCGCACGTAATCGACGATGTCCACCAGCAGCGCATCCCACGCTGCACGCTCGTTGGATGGGGTGTGGCTGTCGGACATCGTCGATCTCCTCTTCAGAAAAGCAGGTCAGGCCGCGCATCCCGGTAGTCGCCAACCTTGGTTGGCGCTGGACATTGCCCGGGCGGTGCCAATGCCATGCCAACCAAGGTTGGCATCTACCGAAGCATGTGATGCCAGCGCCGACCGGCTGGTTACTCGGCCGGCACCCGCACCTTGCCTTCCATCAGCACACGGGCGCTGCGGCTCATGATGGCCTTGGTCACCGTCCACTGGCCGTCAACGAGGCCGGCCTGCGCGCCCACGCGCAGCGTGCCGGAGGGATGACCGAAGGTCACCGCCTCCCGCTCGCCACCACCCGCCGCACGATTGACCAGGGTGCCTGGAATCGCTGCTGCGGTGCCGATCGCCACGGCGGCAGTTCCCATCATCGCGTGGTGCAGCTTACCCATCGACAACGCACGTGCGTGCAGATCGATGGCCGACGCCGGGATTGCCTTGCCACTGGACGACACATAGTCCTGCGCCGGCGCCACGAAGGCCACCTTCGGCGTGTGCTGGCGGGTTGCTGCGTCTTCAAGTTTCGAGATCAGGCCCATGCGCAGCGCGCCATGTGCGCGGATGGTCTCGAATTTCTGCAGTGCGGCCTTGTCCTCATTGATCGCCGGCTGCAGCTCGGTGCCGGTGTAGCCGAGGTCGGCGGCGTTGAGGAAGATGGTCGGGATTCCCGCGGTGATCATCGTCACCTCGAAACTGCCCACGCCGGGGACATCGAGGGTGTCGACCAGGTTGCCGGTCGGGAACATCGCGCCCGCATCGCCGTCATCGGACGGATCGATGAATTCCAGCTGGATCTCGGCGGCCGGGAAGGTCACGCCATCCAGCTCGAAATCGCCGATCTCCTGTACTTCGCCATCGCGCATCGGCACGTGCGCGATGATGGTCTTGCCGATGTTGGCCTGCCAGATGCGCACGGTGCACAGGCCATCGCGCGGCACGCGGGCCGGATCGATCAGACCATTGGCAATCGCGAACGGACCCACCGCAGTGCTGAGGTTGCCGCAGTTGCCGCTCCAGTCGACGAAGGCGGTGTCGATCGACACCTGGCCATACAGGTAGTCCACGTCGTGGTCAGGCACCGAAGCGGTGGAAATGATCACGCACTTGCTGGTACTGGAGGTGGCGCCGCCCATGCCGTCGGTCTGCTTGCCATACGGATCGGGCGAGCCGATCACGCGCATCAGCAGCGCATCGCGTGCGGCGCCCGGCACCTGCGCGGCTTCGGGAAGATCCTGCAGGCGGAAGAACACGCCCTTGCTGGTGCCGCCGCGCATGTAGGTAGCGGGAATACGGAGTTGCGGAAGAAAATTCATCGTCGGATCCAAGCGTTTGGATTTCAGGAAATGTCTTGCATCAGTGCGTCAAGGCCACGATCAACGCACCACACCCGCATGACGTCCACGCGGTCCGGTAGATCGAGGTAATAGACGAGGTAGCGTTCGAAGCCAGGAACCAGCATGAAGCGCAAAGGCACCGGCAGCTGTGCTGCAAGATCGGCGTGCCGGATGGAACCCGAGCATGGAAACACCGCGATGCGTTGAAGCGTGGCCTCCAACTCGGCGAGAAAGCGCCGACCCAGTACCAGGCCCCCCTGCCGTGCGAACCACAGCGCGGCATCGGCTGCGTCGGCTTCGGCCCGAGGCCTCCATTCAATCGCCTTCACGCTCCATCCCTTCGGTCAGTTCGCGACGCATCCGCTCGAATGTAGCCGCTGTCACCGGAACGGCAGGCCCCGATGCCAGCCCCTCGGCTATCAACTGCTTGAGCAGCGCTTCAGCCTTGCTGCGCTGACGCTGGCGGATCAGGTCACGCACGTAGTCCGACGTACTGGAGTAGCCGCCTTCGCGCACTTCCTCGTCCACGAACTGCTTGAGCGGATCGGTCAGCGAAATGTTCATGGTGGCCACGAAACTCTCCTTTGGCAGTTTTTGCCAAGTCAGTGTGCGCTCTGCCCTGGTGTCGGACAAGCCCGCCCCCGGACGCCGGGGGCAGGCATTCAGCCCCGCATCACGCCACCTTGGCGCCTTCCAGGAAGTCCTGGGCGAAACGCTGCAGCACGCCGCCGGCCTCGTAGATCGCCACTTCCTCGTCGCTGTCCAGGCGGCAGGTGACCGGCACGATCACGTCCTGGCCGTCGCGGCGGTGGATGACCAGGGTCAGCTCGGCGCGCGGGGTGCGCTCGCCGATCACGTCGAAGGTCTCGGTGCCGTCGATGCCCAGGGTCAGGCGGGTGGTGCCCGGCTTGAACTCCAGCGGCAGCACGCCCATGCCGATCAGGTTGGTACGGTGAATCCGTTCGAAGCCTTCGGCCGCGATCGCCTCCACGCCGGCCAGGCGCACGCCCTTGGCGGCCCAGTCGCGCGAGCTGCCCTGCCCGTAGTCGGCACCGGCAATGATGATCAGCGGCTGCTTGCGGTCCATGTAGGTTTCGATCGCTTCCCACATGCGCATGACCTTGCCTTCCGGCTCCACGCGCGCCAGCGAACCCTGCTTCACGCTGCCGTCGTCGTTGCGCACCATCTCGTTGAACAGCTTCGGGTTGGCGAAGGTGGCGCGCTGCGCGGTCAAGTGGTCGCCGCGGTGGGTGGCGTAGGAATTGAAGTCCTCTTCCGGCAGGCCCATCTTCGCCAGGTACTCACCGGCGGCACTGGACGCCAGGATCGCGTTGGACGGCGACAGGTGGTCGGTGGTGATGTTGTCCGGCAGCACCGCCAATGCGCGCATGCCAGACAGCGTACGCTCACCGGCCAGCGCGCCCTCCCAGTACGGCGGACGGCGGATGTAGGTGCTCTGCGGGCGCCAGTCGTACAGCGGGCTGACCGCCGCACCGTGCTCCACGCGCACGTTGAACATCGGGTTGTAGACGCGGCGGAACTGCTCCGGCTTCACCGAGGCCTTCACCACCGCGTCGATCTCGGCGTCGCTCGGCCAGATGTCCTTCAGGCGCACCTCGTTGCCGTCGGTGTCCACGCCCAGCACGTCCTTCTCGATATCGAAGCGCACGGTGCCGGCGATGGCATAGGCGATCACCAGCGGCGGCGAAGCCAGGAAGGCCTGCTTCGCATACGGGTGGATGCGGCCATCGAAGTTGCGGTTGCCCGACAGCACGGCGGTGGAATACAGGTCACGGTCGATGATCTCCTGCTGGATCTTCGGGTCCAGCGCACCGCTCATGCCGTTGCAGGTGGTGCAGGCGAAGGCGACGATGCCGAAGCCGAGCTGCTCCAGGTCCGGCATCAGGCCGGACTCTTCCAGGTACAACTGCACGGCCTTGGAACCCGGCGCCAGCGACGACTTCACCCACGGCTTGCGCTGCAGGCCACGCG includes the following:
- the acnD gene encoding Fe/S-dependent 2-methylisocitrate dehydratase AcnD, translating into MNTDYRKNLPGSTLDYFDARAAVDAIQPGAYATLPYTSRVLAENLVRRCDPATLGDSLKQLIERRRDLDFPWFPARVVCHDILGQTALVDLAGLRDAIADKGGDPAKVNPVVPVQLIVDHSLAVECGGFDPQAFEKNRAIEDRRNEDRFHFIDWTKLAFENVDVIPPGNGIMHQINLEKMSPVVYVQDGVAFPDTCVGTDSHTPHVDALGVIAIGVGGLEAENVMLGRASWMRLPDTVGVELSGRPQPGITATDVVLALTEFLRKERVVGAWLEFFGEGAAALTIGDRATISNMCPEYGATAAMFYIDGQTIDYLRLTGREESQVALVENYARTTGLWADDLATAQYERVLRFDLSSVVRNMAGPSNPHKRVATAELAERGIADEAKLEAGRAEQAQGLMPDGAVIIAAITSCTNTSNPRNVIAAALLARNANARGLQRKPWVKSSLAPGSKAVQLYLEESGLMPDLEQLGFGIVAFACTTCNGMSGALDPKIQQEIIDRDLYSTAVLSGNRNFDGRIHPYAKQAFLASPPLVIAYAIAGTVRFDIEKDVLGVDTDGNEVRLKDIWPSDAEIDAVVKASVKPEQFRRVYNPMFNVRVEHGAAVSPLYDWRPQSTYIRRPPYWEGALAGERTLSGMRALAVLPDNITTDHLSPSNAILASSAAGEYLAKMGLPEEDFNSYATHRGDHLTAQRATFANPKLFNEMVRNDDGSVKQGSLARVEPEGKVMRMWEAIETYMDRKQPLIIIAGADYGQGSSRDWAAKGVRLAGVEAIAAEGFERIHRTNLIGMGVLPLEFKPGTTRLTLGIDGTETFDVIGERTPRAELTLVIHRRDGQDVIVPVTCRLDSDEEVAIYEAGGVLQRFAQDFLEGAKVA